The region CCGGCACCTTGATGCCCGGCGCGACATTCGGCGCACCGCACACGATGTTCAGCGTCGCGCCCGTGCCGGCGTCGACCTGACACACGTTGAGCTTGTCCGCGTCCGGGTGCTTGACGACTTCCAGCACCTGGCCGACGACGATCTTCGAAGTCGGCGGCGCGGCCGGCCGCAGGTCTTCGACTTCGAGACCCGCCATCGTCAACGCGTGCGACAGCTCATCGGTCGTCAGTTGCGGGTCGACAAAGGTTCTCAGCCAGGATTCCGGGAATTGCATGGTTCTGTGTACGTTCTGATCAGGTTAGGTCCACGTCCGGCAGGCGGCCCGTTGATTCACTGGGCACTGCCGGGGACGCTGCGGGCGGCACGCACTGCGTGCAATGCCGCGCTCTATGCTTGTCGCGTTCGTACGCGCCGGTTCAGGCGAATTGACGCAGGAAACGCAGGTCGTTTTCGAAGAACAGACGCAGGTCTTGCACGCCGTAACGCAACATCGTGAGCCGCTCGAGGCCGCTGCCGAAAGCAAAGCCGATGTAACGCTCGGGGTCGAGGCCCATGTTGCGGATCACTGTGGGGTGAACCTGGCCGGAACCCGAAATTTCGAGCCACTTGCCGGCGTTCTTGCCCGTTTCGAACAACATATCGATTTCAGCCGACGGTTCGGTGAACGGAAAGTACGACGGACGGAAGCGCACCTGAATATCGTCGCGCTCGAAGAATTTCTTGAGGAAGTCGGAGTAGACGCCCTTCAGGTCCGCAAAGCTGATGTTCTCGTCGATCCACAGGCCTTCGACCTGGTTGAACATCGGCGAATGCGTTGCATCGCTGTCCACGCGATACGTGCGGCCCGGCACGATCACCTTGATGGGCGGCGTGTTGGTACGGGCATAACGCACCTGCATCGGACTGGTGTGCGTGCGCAGCAGCAGCTGGCGGCCGTCGGCATCTTTGCCGTCGACGTAGAAGGTGTCCTGCATCGAACGCGCCGGATGGTTTTCCGGACTGTTCAGCGAGGTAAAGTTGTACCAGTCGGTTTCGATCTCGGGGCCGTCGGCCACGTCGAATCCGATC is a window of Paraburkholderia phytofirmans OLGA172 DNA encoding:
- the pheS gene encoding phenylalanine--tRNA ligase subunit alpha, whose protein sequence is MDLDQIVADAQKAFAEASDVTTLENEKARFLGKSGALTELLKGLGKLDPETRKTEGARINLVKQQVEAALTARRQALADALLNQRLDAEAIDVTLPGRGTGAGSLHPVMRTWERVEQIFRSIGFDVADGPEIETDWYNFTSLNSPENHPARSMQDTFYVDGKDADGRQLLLRTHTSPMQVRYARTNTPPIKVIVPGRTYRVDSDATHSPMFNQVEGLWIDENISFADLKGVYSDFLKKFFERDDIQVRFRPSYFPFTEPSAEIDMLFETGKNAGKWLEISGSGQVHPTVIRNMGLDPERYIGFAFGSGLERLTMLRYGVQDLRLFFENDLRFLRQFA